A stretch of the Heptranchias perlo isolate sHepPer1 unplaced genomic scaffold, sHepPer1.hap1 HAP1_SCAFFOLD_162, whole genome shotgun sequence genome encodes the following:
- the LOC137309334 gene encoding putative uncharacterized protein DDB_G0286901 → MESHQEFHNRNQTYRNYINGNLINKYHSIRNHRIRNFTNRNHSIRNFIAGITPTGISSGIKASGSSTTGISIRTIINRNRSIWNFINRNHTNINSINRNHSIRNFTTGVSSTGISWDQRIRILNNRNRSIRTINNRNQTNKNQTNSILTNSNLTIRIFIIRNSINRNHNNTYLTNRNVTNRNESNQQESQHQEFYHGNHTNENLINRRLTNRTIINRNRSIGNLPNRNLNIWNRTNRNHIDRNVTNRNHSIRTLINRDHTKRNSINRNHINRILNKRNSINRNHINRILNKRNSINRNHINRILNKRNSINRNHINRILNKRNLINRNLINSNSVNRNHIRNFIIRNHTNWNLTNRNVINWNLTIKNVIKRNLIKRNHTNGNHTNRNLLDRNHTDRNHTIRNLTNRNHSIRSLTNRSLTNRSLTNRDQSIRTLINRNHTNRNSINRNHITSNLINKNHSIRNIIISNLLNRNQTKRNLANRNLINSNFFNRHLINSYHSTRNVTNRNHTNMYPNYRNVINWNLINWKWKAEN, encoded by the exons ATGGAATCACATCAGGAATTTCATAACAGGAATCAAACTTACAGAAATTACATCAACGGGAATCTCATCAACAAATATCACAGCATcaggaatcacagaatcaggaaTTTCACCAACAGGAATCACAGCATCAGGAATTTTATCGCAGGAATCACACCAACAGGAATCTCATCAGGGATCAAAGCATCAGGATCCTCAACAACAGGAATCAGCATTAGGACTATCATCAACAGGAATCGCAGCATCTGGAATTTTATCAACAGGAATCACACCAACATTAATTCAATCAACAGGAATCACAGCATCAGAAATTTTACCACAGGAGTCTCATCAACAGGAATCTCCTG GGATCAAAGGATCAGGATCCTCAACAACAGGAATCGCAGCATCAGGACTATCAACAACAGGAATCAAACCAACAAGAACCAGACCAACAGCATTCTCACCAACAGCAATCTCACCATCAGGATTTTTATCATCAGGAATTCAATCAACAGGAATCACAACAACACGTATCTCACCAACAGGAATGTCACCAACAGGAAT GAATCTAATCAACAGGAATCACAGCATCAGGAATTTTATCACGGGAATCACACCAACGAGAATCTCATCAATAGGCGTCTCACCAACAGGACTATTATCAACAGGAATCGCAGCATCGGGAATCTCCCCAACAGGAATCTCAATATCTGGAATCGCACCAATAGGAATCACATCGACAGGAATGTTACCAACAGGAATCATAGCATCAGGACTCTCATCAACAGGGATCACACCAAGAGGAATTCAATCAACAGGAATCACATCAACAGGATTCTCAACAAAAGGAATTCAATCAACAGGAATCACATCAACAGGATTCTCAACAAAAGGAATTCAATCAACAGGAATCACATCAACAGGATTCTCAACAAAAGGAATTCAATCAACAGGAATCACATCAACAGGATTCTCAACAAAAGGAATTTGATCAACAGGAATCTCATCAACAGCAATTCTGTCAACAGGAATCACATCAGGAATTTTATCATCAGAAATCACACCAACTGGAATCTCACCAACAGAAATGTCATCAattggaatctcaccatcaagaaTGTCATCAAGCGGAATCTCATCAAAAGGAACCACACCAACGGGAATCACACCAACAGGAATCTCCTCGACAGGAATCACACCGACAGAAATCACACCATCAGGAATTTGACCAACAGGAATCACAGCATCaggagtctcaccaacaggagtctcaccaacaggagtCTCACCAACAGGGATCAAAGCATCAGGACTCTCATCAATAGGAATCACACCAACAGGAATTCAATCAACAGGAATCACATCACCAGCAATCTCATCAACAAGAATCATAGCATCAGGAATATCATCATTTCAAATCTCCTCAACAGGAATCAGACGAAGAGGAATCTCGCCAACAGGAATCTCATCAACAGCAATTTCTTCAACAGGCATCTCATCAACAGTTATCACAGTACCAGGAATGTCACCAACAGGAATCACACCAACATGTATCCCAACTACAGGAATGTCATCAATTGGAATCTCatcaactggaaatggaaggcagaaaattag